From the Sylvia atricapilla isolate bSylAtr1 chromosome 12, bSylAtr1.pri, whole genome shotgun sequence genome, the window TGAAACCAAAATCCACCCTTTAGTGTTTGTTAGTGGGTGGAAATCAAGACACAAGGAGAAAATGGAGGAAAGCACCAAAGATTCACAAAGGGTTAAACCTCAGCTGACTTTCACATCAATGTCTGAGGCTACAAAGTCAGGAGAGAAACAAGTTTAGCTGTGCCAGGTGTGGAGGAAATGCTTCAGCATCTTTTAGTCCCCAGGATAAGTcgcatttctgcttttccagggagCAGGACAGTTCCCAATTTCACTCCTATTTCCACAGAAACCAACACCTGACAAAGGTCCCAGAGCCAGAGTGACTCTTCCTGCTGATGCAACTGCTTCAGCTCAGGATGCTGGGGAGATTTCCTAACCTgactggcacagctgggaagcACATTTCCAGGATCTAGCAGGTAACTCGGCAAGGGATCACAgcatcatggaatggtttggggtgaaGTGACCTCAAAGTTTATCCAGTTCCTATCTCCTATctaggcagggacaccttccactgctcAGAGCTCCCATGTCCTacctggagctctgggagcagccacaggtgtgtcctgtgctggcacagcaaacTCACCAAGTCAGGATCCCTGGAGCCACTGCTCACACAGGGACCCAACACCCAGAGCActcacagcccctgggctggcagaggccaccagcacagctggaatgcACACAGACAGTGGACTTTGCTCCTCTGCCACCCAAACCAGGGACACAAGCTCCAAATGCACAGGAAACAACTAAGACCAGGGACCAACCCCCTTTGCTCCTCCAACCTTCTTGTCTGGTGAGATCTGGGCTGGACCTGCCATGGAAAATTGTTAATTAAATGCCCCTTTCCTTACAAAATCCTGCAAGGAAACACTTCTGGGCTGATACAAACCACAGGAAGAATCTTGATATCTAATGACAACACATTACTATGGGGAAGAAGAGGTTCAGTGTTCAGCTGTCACTGCTTGAATTCTTCACATCCCCtgctccaaaaaaaacccctccttgAGACCACTCCATCCTGGCCCAACCTCAGTGCTCATGTGGACACAGCACAACGCCTTCCTTGGGCacctcctctctgcagctggaaaatccCTCAGGACCCTGCACACAAGCCCACAGCACCAAACTGTTCCTCCTCCCCCAGGTGTGAGTTCCctcccctggatccctgggagcaGTTACCGATCTGTCCTGCCGCTCggcctcctgcccctctctctgTCCATCACCATCTGTCTCCTCAGCCACAGTCCCTTCCTTGCTGCTGTCCTTGCTCCCCTCCTGGCTCcctcctgctgtgtcctgctcgCTGAGCCGAGTGTCCGCTCGCTCCTCTCCGGCCGCCGGCTCATCCTCTGACTCCTCAGCTGGGATCTGCAAACAGAGGGACGAGCTGCAGGGACAGTCCAGGGATGGAACTCCCCACAGATCTGATCCAACACTCCACCTGCAAACAGATGGAGTTCTGGACACCCCTCGTGTCAAGCATGTCACCCAGTGGCTACCCAAACAGTCCCATGCACATGGAGGGGAGCACAGGACCACCATGATGTGTCCCTTCACACCATGGACTCTGCTCTTCCCTTGGAAGAGCTTCCAAACCCAGCCAGGCCTCAGGGAAGGGAATGGCTGGGGGTGGGTGAGGTGTCTGGAGAGCAGGATCAGGCTCTGTCACCCCaaaaacccagcagtgccaccagggCCCATCTGACATCCAGCACCGGgaccctgcagtgctgggaaggtGGCAGGGATGTTCCTAAAAACATCCCTGTTTCACTGAACAGTTTCACCTGTTCAGTCCAGCTCTGACAACAGCCAGACCCAGGCCTCCTAGGCCTCTCTCCCATTTCCTCCCACTTCAGCCCCAGTTGCTGCCCCCCACCCTTCCCACTCACCCACCACCCAAACCGATCGCTCCCACCCCAATCACTGACCCCAAAGCACTGCCATACACACAGTCACCTCTGCCACCCCCACTCTGAGCCCCTCTCAGTCGCTGCCCCCCTGTTCCCTCCAGCCAGCCCCAAGCCCCGCCAGTCTCTGCCCCCAGGTCACTGTCACTCCAGCCACCCCCAGTGACTGTCACCAAGTAAACGTCTCCCGGCAGTGTCCCCGACTGCCCACCCAGCTGTCACCCCCAGTCACCGCCCCGCAGTTATCCCTCCAGTAACCGTCCCCCAGGGGCACCCCCAGAACCTCTCCCCGAGTCCCTGCCaccccaggtgtccccagtaACCGTCCCCCAACCGCTGCGTCCGGGGCCCCCCGGCTTTGCCCCCCCTCACCAGCTCGAAGCGGTTGCTGATGCCAGCGCGGGGCCCCTTCCCGGAGACTGGCGGCGGTCCCCCCTGACGGGCGCGCTCCGGGCCGGGGTCGAGGCCCAGCtcgcccagccccggcccctcctGGCCCCGCTGTTCCCCCCGCAGCCGCCTCAGGGCCCGGCGCGACATCGCCCCCGCCCGCTCCGCGCCTGCGCCCGAACTGCGCCtgcgcccgccccgcgcccgccccgcccaCCGCCACCGCCAGCAGCCATTGGCTGATGCTAAGGAGGCCACGCCCCCTGCCCCCGCCAGCGCCTCGCGTCAGATCCGTCCCGGAACGGGAGCGTGGGAACGGGGCGATCCGTGCGCGGGCACCGCCCCGGGACGCGGCTGGGCACCGACCGACCGGCTGCCGTGGGCCCGCGGAGGGCGGCGTGGGAACGGGGAGCGGGGTGTTCTCACGGTGCCGTGCGGGCTCACGGGTGGGCACAGCCCgggagggaagagggatggCGGTGGGAGATGTGCGCGATGGAGTGGACGCCCGCATCCCCGATCCCTTCACACCCCGCAGCACCCTTCACCCCGCTCCCCCGTCCACTGAGGAGCAGCCACGCggtcccagggcagcccagcgGGTTTATTATGGAGGGGACGTACAGAACAGCcgtgccagcccagggcaccGGGCACCCCggcacagccagggcttggCACAgaagcggggccggggggcgaACGCAGGGGCTGTGCGTGTCCCACAGCAGGATCCATCCCCCAAGAGCTGCCCCGCAGCGGGATCCGTCCTCCCGGGCGCTGCAGATGCCCCACAGCAGGATCCATCCCCTCGGGGGCTGGTGGCAGGGACACAAGGGGACGGCAGGGACGGCAAGAACGGGTCCTTTTGCCCCCTGGTCCataatgtatataaatatagaaGCTGTGTGTCTCCATCCTATGTATATATGTACATCGGGGGGCTGTGCCGGGGTGACCGGCACCCCCGTGGCCACCATCACCCGACCCTTCACTTGAGCCACGCGTCGCTGTAGAGGGAGCGGGCCTTGGCGTGGCGCCGGGACGCGGCGCTGGCGTTGAGGACGGCCACGCTGCGGCGGCTGGAGCTGACCACGTCGGTGACGAAGCCGGCGCAGTCGGAGCAAACGTCGCGTAGAACCGAGCCCTGGGCGTAGATGTGCGGGAATTCCTCCTCCACCCGGCGCCAGCACGGCCCCGAGAGCGAGCTGCGGCACAGGGCACCCCGTCAGCCCCcggcggcggaggaggaggaagggacaggggGAGGAAGGCTCAGGGACTCACTGGAAGGGCTCTCTCCGGCGCAGCGGCGGGGCCTTGGACAGCAGCGAGCCCGGCAGGCTCTCGAAGCCCAGCGCGTAGACGGGGATGTGAGCCAGCTTCTTGGAAGGCATCTTCATCTGCCGGAATGCGGGAGTCAGGgcgggatgggacagggacggggatgGGATAGGACAGGGATGGGATAGGGATAGggcacacagggatggggatgggtCAGGGATAGGGATAGTGACAAGGTGGGACAGGAGTGGagtgggatggggcagaggTGGGGACAAGATGGGGtaggagaggggcagggagaagggcACAGCGGCACTGCCCAGAGCCACTCCCTTACCTTTAGACTGCAGGAGCTACAGACAgacctggggacacagagagaggTGGGTGAGAGGGGCCATTGTGGGGACCCTGCCGCTGgcctcccagccctgtgacaCGGTACATCATGGCACAGTTTGGCACAGTGCTCACCGCTTGCAGAAGAAACACGATGCGGGccaggagaagagaggaaacttggccctgcagcagcagcagacctgtgggcagagctgggtgagttgagggtgggtgggtggggacacagggccCTCAGTCCCTCCAGCCCCTTGTCCTCATTCCCACCTTCCCCCTCCGCAGGCTGCTGTACAGCTCCTTGCTCTGCAGGAACTTCTCCATCTCGGCCTTGACCAGCACCTTGCGCACATTGATCATCTCCTCCACAGTGAGGGCCAGGCTCTCCACAGGGTGGCTGAACTCCTGTGGGACAGGGGGAGATATCACACTGGactgtggcacagggcaggatcCAGAGCCCTCCTGTGCCAGGTCAGAGCCTCTGAATATGGgcagagcatccctgagagcatCCCAGGAGGGGCCGAGTATCTCTGGCACAAGGACACCCCAGCCACCATGTGTCCTTGTGCCAGGCTGCCATGTGCCCACGGTGATGCTTgcctggtgtccccagccccagtgttCCCAGCGTGTGCCCCCAGAACCCACCAGCCAGAGGTGCTTGGAGCTGTTGGTGGGAGCAGCACCGGATCCATCCTCTGGCCTCTCCTCCACAGCGCCAAGGGCAGCCCGGGGCAGTGCTGGGCCATCTGGCAGCGGGTGGCAGCTGGCGGGGACAgagcctgcagggagggacagggaggcCGTGGCAAGGACGTGTTCCCCTGTGCCACCACTGCTGAAAGGCGTGGCACAGAccccctggggacagggacatggggccCTCTGGCAGTAcctgagcggggccggggctcgggCTGCAGCGGTTCTGGGTCCTGGGGCGCAGCCTGGTCACCCCCcagctggctctgcagctgtgccaggtcCTGCTCGGAGAAGGAGCGATCCCGCTTCAGCGGCACCTCTGTGGCCGGAGAGTCCTCGTCCTGCAAGGCCACGGGCACCCTGTCACCAAGGGCACCCTGGCACCCCCCGGTGTGTCCCCACCCCTGCAGGTTCTCCCTTGCCTCGGAGAGGTTCATCTCCTCCATCTCGGCCAGGGTGGGTGCCTTGAGCAGGACACGTGGCCGCGGGCGCACAGGCGCGGCGCTGGCCGGGCACCGGGACAGCTcgaggcaggagctggaggtcaAGTGGCCAGCACAGGCGTGTGGGATGCAGGGCAAGGAGCTGTATCCTGTGGAGGGATGGACTCAGTGCTGTGGGGATGggcacacaggtgacacagcacagtggggaggggacaccggTACCTTTCTGCTCCACGGGCCGCAGCTTCCGCTCCTGCCTGATCTCCTCCAGGATCTTCTCATGGAGTGTCCTCTGCTTCTGGGGCAGCGGCCGCAGCCGCCGCTCTGATGCCTGTGGGATGCACAGATGAGACCTCAGGTGTGGCCATGGCTCAGGGATGGCACCCTTGGGACCCTGGCACTCACCTGCTTCAGGGGGGGCCGGGAGCGGATGAAGTCAAGTATGAGCTCATGGGCATCTTTCTTCACCCGGGGGGGGGATGTCTCCGTCcacctggggagggaaggggctcagtgctgggctggagagCGGCAGGATGGAGGGTGAGGGGCTGGCAAGGTGGCCACGCTCACCATGACCTTGCGCAGTTTGTAGTTGCGGGCACGGATGTCCTGCATGAGCATCTCGAAGGGAGTGAGCTGGTACTCGGTGGGCAGAGGGTTGAACTGCTTCTCCTGCACTTTCTTCAGCTTCACCCCGTGCCGCAGCTCCCGCATCAGCTGCACCCACAGCCGGGCCTGGGGGACGCAGGGACACGGTGTCAGCGCCCACCCAcgcccagcacagcccccgtGCCCGCCCTCACCGCCGTACCCAGTCTGTGTTGCGCAGGTTGCCCAGCTCCGCCGCCGGccgctcctcctcttcctcatcctccttcaGCTTCTGCAGTAGCTGTTGAGGCACAAGATGCTGTCACCATGTCCTGGTGGCACTGAAGGTCCAGCCAAGACTGTGCCATGGGGCTGCAGCACCGAGGTGTACCCCAAATCCGGATTCCCAGCCGGCATAGCAGTCTGGGAGGGGCTGTACGGCCGAACATCggcaccagcagccctggctgggatggaCAGAGGCGGcactgcagcctccccagccccttGTCACTGCGGGCGGTTTCCCCGACAGGGCTGTGGTGCCAGCAGAGACCCACGCTCACCTCTTTGGCATCGCGGATCTTGGCGAGGAAGGCCATGAGCTCCACGGTCTCCGCGAAGAGCGCACGGCAGACAGCCTGGTAGTGCGCCGGGGCGCCGGCGGGGTCGGCCAGGCGGGCGGCGCAGCAGCGCATGGCCTGGCCGAAGGTGCGCACGGAGCGAGGCggcccctctcctccctcctcctcctcatcgTGCCCCCCATAGCCCTCGTCGGCCGTGGCGCAGCCGCTGTCCTCGGAGTCGCTGTTGGTCATCAGGTCGATGAGCTGCTCCAGGCGCGGGCTCAGCTCCCGCTCCTCGTTCTCGTCCAGTCCCCAGTCCAGCGCCCGGTACACAGCAAAGCCCAGCGACTGCACCATCTGCGGGGGACAGCACGGGCTGGGGACCGCATGCCCCTTGGCACCAGCTGTCCCCGCGCCCCGGGTGCTGGGTCCCGTCGCAAGACCTGTGACCCCCGGGCGAGGGGGGCAGGCGGGCCGTGCCCAGCCCACACCGGGCTGTGATGGGGCAAGTCACCGGTTCCCACGTACCTGGGCTTCGGCGGAGGGTGTCAGCAGCGCGGGCAGGTCTGGGGAAGGAGGGCAGAGTCACCACTGGTACCCACGGCCCCGTGCTGAGTACCCCACCCTGCATCGCCCAGTGATGTGGTACCCACCCACTCCGGCTGTGGAGCCCCCACCCTGAGCTGCTCAcactcccagctgctcctccccgCGCTGGGATCCCTTCCCTGGCGcatcctgtcctgtcctggtCCCAGGGCACGGCTCCAAGAGACAGAGGGCACTTGCACGTTGAGCCCTGGTatcaggcagtgctggcacagcttccCTCAGGGCacactgtggggacacaagCGCCTGTGTACCCCTCACCTCCGGGGCTGGAGGgagctgagagctctgcagccgTGGGGGGTTTTCCCCTGCATCCCTCTGGGATGTGGGCACTGGCAGTGTGGACAGCAGGAGTGTGAGCACAAGGAGCACAGGAACCGGCAGTGTGGGgactggcagccacagctggagcatGGCACACACAGGGAGCCCAGGACAGGCTTGTGGGCAGCTTGAaccctcctggcagctgcaggacaaGGAACGTGAGTGGCCTCTGCAGTGCTCCCGGCTCCGCTTCCCTCATCATTAGCTCTGCACTGAGCTGATCAATGCGGCAGCCACCAGGATGTGCCAGCCGTGTGCAAACCAGGAATGGACAGGAAAGGCAGCACGAGCGCTGGCCCTGCCATGGTACCACACACAAGCCCATTAAAACACCGTGTCCCGGACTGTGCCTGGCTCCCACTGCAGTGCCAGACCCTGGGATGCCACCTGGTGGGTCCCAGCAGCTCCCGCCAGTcagtggggcagagctggggagggaattCCCATAGGATGGGGGACTGGAGCAGATCCAGAGGGTGCTGCTGGCTCACCCATCCCGGATCCAGCCCTGtatcctggcagagctgcaaagCCAGGCTGGTGCCACCACCTGCAGTGGCACCCAAAGGCACCCAGAGCCCTCCCAGCCTCAGGCTTCACTGTGAAGGCTTCACTCGTTCATTCCTGGGGAGATGGCTCACATGGGTACAGAAGCAacctgggagcaggaggtggcacagTGGCGCTGATAGGTGGCACTGGCAGGTGACACCGGCTCCAGCCCTGTGGTGGCTCAAGGCAGGGTGTGGGGCCATTCCCATGCAGGACCAGTGGAGCCGGTGTGATCACACCATGCCCAGCTGCCACAGGCACGTGCCGTGCCTCTGcatgtccctgccctgggcatgGAGCCACCTGATGTGCCCCAGTGTCTGCTCAGCCACCGGCACTGAGGACACACCGTGACCccacagtgtccctgcccaatGTGAGTGAGGCCACACAGTGACCCCACGACACCAGGTGCCATCCCCAGTGGCCTCGCTGTGGGGCGAGACAGGTGGAGGTGCTGGCCATGCTGCCAGTGCTCCTTGTGGCATCGAGCCACCCGGTGTCACTGCTGGCAGCCAGCCTGGTGACACCCCGGAACCGTCACAGCCATACCTGGCAGTGCAAGCCACCTGTGGAAGGATGGCTGAGAGGCCAAAgctcagggatggggctgtCCCGTGTGCCACTCCTGGGGAACAGAGTGGGGGACAAAGTCCCCTGCGGCACAGGTACGGGAGACGGGTGCCTGTGGATGTGCCGTGTGAGTGTTTGTGTGTCGGTCTGTCTGTCCttgctgtgtgtcctgcagcccCATCGTGGGTGCCAGGATCACGCAAACACCCACAGCAAACACCCACACCTGGTTCCAGCCTCACTGGGTCACCTGGGACGCCCAGTGCTAGTGACCTTGTTGGTGCCAGTGCCGGTACCACACCAGTCCCAGTCCCACAAGCCCAAGCCGGTGTCTCGATGCCTGTCCTCCCTCTCCGGTGTCACTTCTCCTGCCCATCTGCCGCTCCGGTACCGGTTCTTCCCTGCCGCTGCCGGTCCTTCCCGCTTGGCCTCTGCGGGTGCCCCCCGCTGCCGATACCCCCGGTCCCTCCGCGTCCCCGACGCTGGTGCAGCACCCCCTGCCGGTGCCGGTAAGTCCCGGTGCCGGTAGGTCCCAGGTCCCCGCTCTTTGTGCTGGTAAGTCCCGGCGGCCCGGATCCGGGTGCCGAGAAGTCCCGGTGCCAGTAAACACCGTAGGCTGCTCCCGGTGCCAGCAAGCACCGGTGCGGATAAATCCCAGCGCCTCGCTCCTGGCGCCAGCCAGCCCCGGTGCCGGTAAGTCCCGATCTCCCAGATCTCGGTGCTAGCTGGCCCTGGTGCCGGTAAGCTCTGGTGCCCCGGTGCCGGTAAGTCCCAGTTCCCCGTTCTTTGTGCTGCTAAGCTCCGGAACAGGGAAGCTCCGGTGCCGATCCCAGTGCCGGTAAGCTCTAGTGCCCTGCTCCCGGTGCCTCGCTTTCGGCGCCAGTAAGCCCCGGTGTCCCGCTACCAGTGTCGGTAAGCTCCGATAAGCCCCAGTGCTAGCACGTCCCGGTGTCCCGGGTGTCCGTGCCGGTAAGCCCCGCTAAACCTTGGTAAACCCCGGCGCTCCGCTCCCGGCGGTGCCGATAATTCCCGGTGCCGGCAAACCCAGGCGCCCCTCTCCCGGTGCCTGTAACCCCCGGTGCCCCTCGGTGCGCCCCGGTGCGCCCCGGCTAGTCCCGATGCCCGTAAGCCCCGGTAAACCCCGGTAAGCCTCGCTCGGCGGTGCCGTCCCGTCCCCCCCCCCGCGCGGGCGCCGCCCGCTCCCGCCCaccccggcggcggcggccctCACCGTGCGGCGGGGCGGGCAGGCGGAGGGAGCCGTCGGCGCGGAGGCGGATGTCGGCGGTGCGGAGCGGCGCGGGGGCGacgggggcggcggcggcggctcggcAGCCTTGGAAGCAGAGCGCCCAGGCCTGCTCCTCGTTCAGCGGCTGCTCGTAGCACTTCAGCACCTcctccagggacagctcccgcggcggccccgcgcccgcccgcgccATCGCCCCATCCCGCACCGCCGAGCGCGGGCGGGGCGCGCCGCCGGGGGAGACGGGGCGAGGCCGCGCGGGGCCACGCCCCAAACAAGCCACGCCCACGCCGTCTCCCCATTCCGCACCGCTGGGGAGCGCCGAGGGGGCGGGGTCATGgaggggaggggcggggcgATGGGAGAGACCCCGCCCCCCGCACCGACACCGGCATCGGCACCGGCACCGGtcccggcaccggcaccggcactggcactggcactggcactggcactggcactggcactgccaCTGGCATCGGCACCGGTACCGGCACCGCCGCAGGGGCCCGCCGGGAGGGGCCGCGGCGGCGCCGGGGGTCATCGGGAGGCTGCACGGCACGGGGCGGGCCGGGCGGTTCGGGACGGTACGGTACAGTAACGGGACGGGACGGTGGGGCACGGCATGGCACGGCATGGCACGGCACGGCGAGGTGAGCTCTGTGCAATGTGGCATGGCACGGTATGGCGCAGTGTGGCACGGCACGTTATGGTGACATGGCTCGGAATTGCTTGGCACAGCTTGGGACAGATGGGATGGGGCAGTGGAGTGTGTGTGGCATGGCACAGCACGGCTCGGTACAGTATGGTATGGCTCAGAATGGCACAGCTTGGCACGGCACGacacagctgggctctgcatGGCTCAGCAGGGCACACCAGAGCTCAATACAGTGGCACGGCTCGGCACAGCgtggctcagcacagcacagaacagctcAGCACCAATGGCATGGCTTGGCATGGCATGGCACggtgcagcacagctcagcacagtgtGGCACAGTCCAGCACAGCTCGGCCTGCCCAcgctgccaggctgcagggctgggagcagggagtggTTGCACTGGGTTAACTGGGTGCAGAGTGCAGGGTTCAAGGGCACACGGCTGGGCACAGCACGTGGATTGCAGGGCATGTGATGGGGGACAGTGCCCAGCATGGGtgtggagcagtgctgggtgacaTCCCCGAGGGACACGAGACCCCCCTGTGCCCCAAGAGGAGCAGGGTGCCCACGGTGCatggctcagccccagccctggctcttgCCCCATTGAGCCCACACACCACGTGTGGGGCAGCACATGCAGGGACACGGTGGCCTTGGCACCCGGGTCACCTGGGGACACACGAGCAGGAGTCAGGGCAGGAACATAGGATGCCAGTGCCCACGGAGACTCCTGCCACAAGGCACCTGCTTTGTGGGATGCCAGGGGAGCCCCGGGGCACTCagctgggatgaggagctgaCACAGGGAaggggccaggctgggacaggaaaACTTCCTGGAGGGAAGGACAAAAGCTCCAGATGCCAGAGTGTGTTTTGGGcatggccaggagcagcagagctgcgTGAAGGTGCCAGGATGAGCGAGAGTCTCCAGGGAGACGATATCCCATGGGAATACAGTGTGTGGGGTTGGCACCCTGCAGCCACTGGGGAAGTCTGACAGGAGAGCAGGATGGACCTTTGGGCACCAGCTGCTCAGACACACGGGGAGGGCAGGATTGTCCTGACCGAGCAGAAAGGACAACCATTGCATGAGAAAGGTCAGAGGGAGCAAATTAACGCTCTTGCCATGATGAGTTTCCCATTTCCATGATGGAAGGAGAATAAAACCCTGTCTCGGCTCCATTAACCAATGAGCATAAACTGGGATCaatcccagagctgtgctggcaggcctgggacagggacagagctgacACACAGCTGATCATCTGTCCCACatggccacagctgctccagggctggagatgTCTGTCAAAgagccagggatggagcagaaaAACCCTTCAGCGCCCATCCTGGAGAACCTGAACAGTGCCAGCTCCATCTTTGGGGAAGAAACTGGGATGATGGAGCTGGGCCACTGGGAAACACAGCCCTGCATGGTGCCCTGGGCTTTGAGAAAGGGGAGAAGGGATATGGGTGATCCAAGGTGTCCGTGCATCCCCGGGAATGCTCAAATGCACCGTGGGCAGGTTGGGACCATGTTGCAGGGAGTTAGGAGCTTCATTTCCAGCTGGATCCACGCGGGATCCAGTACAGCTGCAGCCGTGGCCGCGGAGCCGATATCTGGGTGTGAATTGAGAGGTTTGAATGCCCCGTTTGCCCTGTAGTCAGCGTGTTTGGAGGCGAGGGGAAAGCCGCCGGTGCTGCCCagcggagcggggccgtgccgtgccgtgccgggccgtgctgtgccgggccgtgccgggccgtgccgtgccgtgccgtgccgtgccgggccgtgccgtgccgtgccgtgccgtgccgtgccaggccgtgccgtgccgtgccgtgccgtgccgtgccgtgccgtgccgggccgtgccgggccgtgctgtgccgggccgtgccgggccgtgccgggccgtgccgtgccgggccgtgccgtgccgtgccgggccgtgccggcTGCCAGCTTTCCAGCGCCTCGGGACACAGCCGGGGCGGCACCGTCGGGGATGGGAGAGGGAGGACGTGCGGCGTTTGAAGGAAAACCCACCCTGCAGGATTCATGGGAAGGCATTTGCATGATAAAGCACGGAGCCCTTTGCTTTGGGTAAATCTGTAATTAATACGGAATCGGGGTGTAATTAAAAGCTACCGGCATGGAAAACTCAAACAGAAGCCaagcgtgtgtgtgtgtgtgtgtatagatGAGGGAAATAGAATTGAAGCCGAAAGAAATTaggggggaaagaaagatgaagtgtTTGGAAAATGGTGACGGGGCACAGTGGGAGGGTTGGAATTCCTGGCTCCTGCAGTGTGGAAGCAGGATAAGgtggggagctgggctggagggcagacagagcccttccccagccacctgcggcagggctgtgcccctgTTTCCTCGTGGATAATCCATTCCCATGGTCTCAGCTCTCACATGCAAAAAGATTCCTCACAAAGCCACGGAAACCTGGGATGAGTGCAGGGAGCACCTGTGGGCTGGATgtgcctctcctgctgctttcccttcaTGTTGCAACAAACTGGGAACATGGAAGGAGAGAACCTCTTCAAACGGAGCAGTTTGTCCTGCTGTATGCTGGCCTCGGATGTGGCCGGTGTTTGAGGGGGGACACTCTGAGAGACACCTTGGGGACATTTGTGACCACTCTAGAGGAGTTTGAAACACCCTTGGGGATGTCAGGGATACCTTGGGGACACCGTGAGGACCTTCAGGTCACCCTTGGAAACTCCCTGAAGACCTTGAAGGCATTGCAAGGACCTTGGGAACACCCTTGGGGACCCTGGGAATAAACTCCAGGAGCACTCTGGAATGCTGAGCTCCCAGACAGATGCCTGCTGGGGCCGGTTGTGATGGGACATCCCAAAATCTGGAGCTGACACAAGCTTGCAGATGGCATTGGGGGTTAAAGCGACCCAGGAATGTATTATTCTCCAAGGTTTCCAGACTTGGTGGGATCCCATGGCACTGTCCATGCTGCCGGGAAGTTCTCCCTGGCTCGTGGCATCATGTGCTGCTGACTCACACCCTGCCTGCCCAATAAACCTCAATAAACCCTCCACGGCcaatcccagcaggagctgcttcctgaTGGTGGACACACCCTGGGGACTTCATCTTTCCATAaacagtcactgctgctgctccaggctgtggtgGCCAACAGCAGCAGTTCATCGTCAGGACGGATCTGATAAGAGGGAAAAATCCGTCTGGCaattctgctctgctccttgaGAAACTTTGCAGCCATTCTGGACCTAAAGagatctgaggaaaaaaagagagagaggggtTTTGAATATGGGCgtggagtgccaggacaagggggaatgggttcccactgccacagggcagggatagatgag encodes:
- the SPIRE2 gene encoding LOW QUALITY PROTEIN: protein spire homolog 2 (The sequence of the model RefSeq protein was modified relative to this genomic sequence to represent the inferred CDS: deleted 1 base in 1 codon), producing MARAGAGPPRELSLEEVLKCYEQPLNEEQAWALCFQGCRAAAAAPVAPAPLRTADIRLRADGSLRLPAPPHDLPALLTPSAEAQMVQSLGFAVYRALDWGLDENEERELSPRLEQLIDLMTNSDSEDSGCATADEGYGGHDEEEEGGEGPPRSVRTFGQAMRCCAARLADPAGAPAHYQAVCRALFAETVELMAFLAKIRDAKELLQKLKEDEEEEERPAAELGNLRNTDWARLWVQLMRELRHGVKLKKVQEKQFNPLPTEYQLTPFEMLMQDIRARNYKLRKVMVDGDIPPRVKKDAHELILDFIRSRPPLKQASERRLRPLPQKQRTLHEKILEEIRQERKLRPVEQKGYSSLPCIPHACAGHLTSSSCLELSRCPASAAPVRPRPRVLLKAPTLAEMEEMNLSEARENLQGWGHTGGCQGALGDRVPVALQDEDSPATEVPLKRDRSFSEQDLAQLQSQLGGDQAAPQDPEPLQPEPRPRSGSVPASCHPLPDGPALPRAALGAVEERPEDGSGAAPTNSSKHLWLEFSHPVESLALTVEEMINVRKVLVKAEMEKFLQSKELYSSLRRGKVCCCCRAKFPLFSWPASCFFCKRSVCSSCSLKMKMPSKKLAHIPVYALGFESLPGSLLSKAPPLRRREPFHSLSGPCWRRVEEEFPHIYAQGSVLRDVCSDCAGFVTDVVSSSRRSVAVLNASAASRRHAKARSLYSDAWLK